The Pirellulales bacterium genome includes a window with the following:
- a CDS encoding B12-binding domain-containing radical SAM protein, translating to MPDQARLDLLLINPSSRKRVYQSLANELAAIEPPVWAGLMASFARRHGLSVDILDAEALGLSADETAAQVADARPRLAAVVVYGHQPSASTQVMPAAGEVCRAVKLAEPQQLVALVGGHVAALPRRTMEEEAADFVAAGEGLHALVELVQILRGGGDDFDQVSDLWYRRAGEIHASPRRASLVKDLDDTMPGIAWDLLPMELYRAHNWHCLDGLQRQPYAAIYTTLGCPYKCTFCCIQAPFKSGEAAAGLRASANSYRYWSPGRIADELTMLVERYGVRNVKFADEMFVLSRKHVEAICDLLIERELGLNIWAYARVDTVQEGLLEKLKRAGFNWLAFGIEAANARVRDGVDKGFSQADIARTINQVRAHGIRVIGNYIFGLPDDDRATMQETLDLALDLNCEFANFYCAMAYPGSRLYDEALAAGWRLPATWSGYSQHAVDTLPLPTRHVSAGEVLRFRDEAFQTYFTDPRYLDLIQREFGRATRDHIVEMTGHRLARQHY from the coding sequence ATGCCCGACCAAGCACGGCTCGACTTGCTGCTGATCAATCCGTCCAGCCGCAAACGCGTCTATCAATCGCTGGCCAATGAATTGGCGGCGATCGAACCCCCGGTCTGGGCCGGGCTGATGGCCAGCTTCGCGCGCAGGCACGGTCTCAGCGTCGACATCCTCGACGCCGAGGCGCTGGGCCTGTCGGCCGACGAGACCGCGGCCCAGGTGGCCGACGCGCGCCCGCGGCTCGCGGCCGTGGTGGTGTACGGTCATCAGCCGTCTGCCTCGACGCAGGTGATGCCGGCCGCGGGCGAGGTCTGCCGCGCCGTGAAGCTGGCCGAGCCTCAGCAGCTCGTGGCCCTGGTCGGCGGACACGTGGCCGCGCTGCCCCGGCGCACCATGGAAGAAGAGGCGGCCGATTTTGTCGCCGCCGGCGAGGGGCTGCATGCCCTGGTCGAGTTGGTTCAGATCCTGCGCGGAGGCGGAGACGATTTCGACCAGGTCAGCGATCTATGGTACCGCCGCGCGGGCGAGATTCATGCCAGCCCGCGGCGGGCGTCGCTCGTCAAGGACCTCGACGACACGATGCCGGGCATCGCCTGGGACCTGCTGCCGATGGAGCTGTATCGAGCTCACAACTGGCACTGCCTCGACGGTTTGCAGCGCCAGCCGTATGCGGCGATCTACACGACGCTCGGCTGCCCTTATAAGTGCACGTTCTGCTGCATTCAGGCCCCGTTTAAAAGCGGTGAGGCGGCCGCGGGGCTTCGGGCCTCGGCGAACAGCTATCGCTATTGGAGCCCGGGCCGGATTGCCGACGAGCTGACGATGCTGGTCGAGCGCTACGGCGTGCGCAACGTCAAATTCGCCGACGAGATGTTCGTACTGAGCCGCAAACACGTCGAGGCGATCTGCGATTTGCTGATCGAACGCGAGCTCGGTCTCAACATTTGGGCCTATGCGCGCGTTGACACCGTGCAGGAAGGGCTGCTCGAGAAGCTCAAGCGCGCAGGCTTCAATTGGCTGGCCTTCGGCATCGAGGCGGCCAATGCCCGGGTGCGCGACGGCGTCGACAAGGGGTTCAGTCAGGCGGACATTGCGCGGACGATCAACCAGGTACGCGCGCACGGCATCCGCGTCATCGGCAACTACATCTTCGGTCTGCCCGACGACGATCGGGCGACGATGCAGGAAACGCTCGACCTGGCCCTGGACTTGAATTGCGAGTTCGCCAACTTCTACTGCGCGATGGCCTATCCCGGTTCGCGACTGTACGACGAAGCGCTCGCGGCCGGCTGGAGGCTGCCAGCAACCTGGAGCGGCTATTCGCAGCATGCCGTCGATACGCTGCCGCTGCCGACGCGTCATGTGTCGGCGGGCGAGGTCTTGCGATTCCGTGATGAGGCCTTCCAGACCTACTTCACCGATCCGCGCTACCTCGACCTGATCCAACGGGAGTTCGGCCGAGCCACGCGCGATCACATCGTGGAAATGACCGGACACCGCCTGGCCCGGCAACACTACTAG